A stretch of DNA from Acanthopagrus latus isolate v.2019 chromosome 7, fAcaLat1.1, whole genome shotgun sequence:
GAACCAGCTCTGGAGCAAGCAGAAAGAGCAAAGGCAAAATATGCAATCTTGTGTTCTAAAGATGGTgataaagtgtttttgtgcctcagCAGTTCAGTACTTTGTCCACTAGATGTCAGGAAGTGTATAAAGGCCATCCAGTCTGACTGAAACAGGCTTTAGAAGCACAGTGCAAGCTTTAGTGCAAAACTGTAAAGAAGACATcaacaaagaaaagtcattacAAGTAATTGTAGTTATTAATTTGGCTTCAGTTTTCATATGAAATACTTAAAGTGACTTCTGTGGTACTGTGTGCTGCAAGAGGAAGACGTGTACTGTTCAATGACTTTTGATGAATAATGAGGAGAAATATTAAACATATGAAAAGCCAATGAAGCAGCCCAGCTGTCCACTGGGTTTTAAAATGGCTTAATTAGCCAGCAAGTTGTTGGATTTCCTCAACTGacttaaattaaaattattaatattttctcATGGTAAAACCACTAAGGTTGTAGTTAGTTATTTTGCATGAAGTTGTTTACATcgctgattgttttctttgtttcatagTTACATTCTTCACCAGTGCAACTAAATGTGCCATTATGCTCTGATGAGCTTCCTGTGTGACACTCTGAAGTTCtaagtgttgtgttgctgtcacAGTACAATTTTGCATCCTGTTtattcaaacacattcacacacttcctcttttAGGGTGTTTACTGAGCCTGTTGTCCACAATATCTGGTCGTATTCTCtctaaaagaaaacatacattttcagaattATTTGAATGACTTGTACTTTTAATCTCAGCTTTTGGAGCAGGTTTACAGCAAAATGATGAGGACATACATCCTACAGCAAGATGATGAAGTGCAATTGTTCAGTTTCATTCTCATGTCAGACATTTCGCACCAGGGAAAATTGAGTAGGGGGGACGGACGGCCGCATGACAGCCTGATGAGCTTGCTGGATCAGTTGTCTGAGCTGagcacaaatgttttcatgtgcatGGAGGTAAACCAGAGGGTTGAGAGCACTGTTCAGACACACAAGGACACGACTTATCTGACGAGCAATGTAGACTCCGTTATACCATTTATAGCATATCCCCTGTTTGGTAAGAACTCTTGCCAAGAGGTTGAGGTTTCTGAATACATGATAGGGGatgtaacagacagaaaagagaagaatcAAGATGAACATCAACTTTAAACTTCTCTGTTTCAGTACCTTGTCAATAGTATTTGTGCTGCAGAGAACAACAATCACATGTCCGTAGCAGCCCAGTGTGATGAGTAACGGGATACAAAACCCAGTGAGGGTCCATCCAAGAGTGTATTTCAGGTAATCCTCAACGTGGTCGTTATCCGTGGTATCGAagcatttttcagtgttgtttctaAATGTCTTGGGGAAGAACATGTCTGGAAGACTTTGAACACTCACCAACAGCCAGACTGTGACCAAGATCATCACAGAACGGGTGACAGTTATTCTTCCCATCGCTCTCATTGGATGAACAATGGCCAGGTATCTGTACACACTTATACAAGTCAGGAATCCAATGCTGCCGTATAGATTCACATTGAAGCAGAATCTTGTTATCTTGCAGAATGTTTCTCCAAAGATCCATTTACTCTTCATGAAGTAGTACACCACCAAAAATGGGAGTGTGAGCAGGTACAAAACATCTGTAAGTCCAAGGCTGAGAACAAACACGTTGACGTTACCCAGCTTCGTCCAGTTGTGCTGCAAAGACTTCAGTCCACATCCATTAGCCACCAGACCAATGATGAACACTaagatgtaaacaggaagcaggaatcTGCTGGTGAAGTCAAAGCTGACATCAGGACAAGCAGTTTTATTCATCGTCTTCTGGACAGCAGAACAACAGTTTCTTCTCTTGGTGAATGTTTTGGTCttctcatcaaataaaaaaatgaatcagcaCATGAGTACTATCGAGAAGACTTCCTGTTGTAAGCCCATGCCTCtacatattacatttaaaattgtCACATTACAACATTCAGGAAATTATGCAAGTCAGCTGGTTTGCGAATCGATGCAGAGTCTATAAGATTTGTCTGTAAGAGGTAGGCACCATGAAACCTCTAGCAGTCTTATCTCTTATTTGCCAGTGTTTATCACATCCTGTGGTGAAATTCTTAGCCTGTTGTAGCTGCTACCACTATGCTGATGACTCAAGCATGATGACAGGACATTAACATTCTACAGCTATTTCTATCACATTAGGTTGATGTAAACAGTtacatttaatgcaaagtttTTCAATCATGTTTAGCCAGTGTGTGTACATTAAATAAACTAGATGTGTGGATTGTCACTGGAGACAGAATAActcatttgaaatgcattgaTACTAAGAGGTCACCCCTAATTTTACATGtaataattaaatcaaaacataaggAAAACATTCAGTACAATAATAATCAGACTTTGTGAGGCTTGCATTAAAAATGACCTTTCATATTGAGCATAAGGAATGAAATTAGATGGATCTCTGTTAACATGTAATAAAAGTCATTGTTTCAGGTGAGTTATTTGTCAAGCGTACCATCAGCTCAAAGTTGTGCAGCTACCACAGTCTACAACTTTGACTACAGGATGTGGTCAACCTTACTGTTTCTAAACCCTGGCAGATTAAACTCTATACCCACTAAGGCTTaccacttacacacacattttaaaatgtttatttatagtTCAAACACTTTCATTATTTGAAACTTTTATCTTAAAAGTAGTAAATACAGGTATAGGTGCAGATTGTCCACTAAAGGCACTGTCAGATGCAAAAAGAAGTCCCTCTCCTGGCATTAATGAAACCCCTGAAAAGTCATCTCTGCTCctcacaaatatatattttggaGTCTTTTACCATGAAAAATCCCTACATGTCTTTAAAATGGATTGGTTGTAACTCAACAACTTTGCCTCATTAAATATACCAGATTCTATTGATATGCAAATGAACATGGTTCTAACTCCGCCCCCATACAAGCAGTTGAAACATGCCTACACTTCTTGAGAGATTCTTGATGCACACTGCAGgagtctgtttctctgtgccAGAGTATACATTGCCATTAAATTTGGTCCAGACAAACAAGGTTCTCAGACAATCTTTGACAATCTCCTGAATTTTCCTCCAGAGCCACCAAGAGGTTGAATTTTATGGTtttaagtgacattttttgACTGCTCTGAGGTGatattttgtacagacatttatGTTCTCCTCGTGATTGATTGTAATAACTTGGTGATCTTTTGACCTTTCCTCTATTACAGCACCATCATGTGACGAAACTAAAAAGGTGAACTTGCTAAACAGACATTACACCTGATTATCATTAACATGTTAGGACTGTCAGcatgagcatgttagcacgcTGATGTTAGAATTCAATTAACAGCACAAACTTACAGCGCCACTAGTATGTTATTATCTATCTTTCGTCTGATTGTTATCACAAGCATTGACTTTAAATTAAAACCTCCAAGGCTAACTGCGTCATCAAACTTACTTTGAATTGTGTTTAGTTTGCTGTATTTGTTCAATATGTTCCTTTATTATAGTgagggcagaaaaacagactttcaCTTGGAACAAACATGCATTATTACATTTGTAACAAACAAAAGTGAGGAACCAAGCAGCCCAGCCAACGGGTTTTAAAATGGCTTAATTAACCAGCAGGTCTTTGGATTTCCTCAactgaataaaatcaaaattattaatattctgttgcAGTAAAAACACTAAAGTTGTAGTTAATTTGTACAACAATGCAGACAAAGTCATTTACATTGGTGATATGTATTATTTCTTTCTGAATTCACACTTTGGTTATGAGGTCATGAGGATGGGCACACTACAATTTTGTGTCGCGTTTATAACATTCACACACTTCACATTTAGGGTGTTTTACTGAGACTGTTGTCCACAATATTTGGTCCTATTCTCTCAGAGATAACAGACATTTTCAGAATCATTGAAGTGAATTGTATAGTTTCATCTCAGCTTTTGGAGCAGGTTTACAgcaaaatgatgatgacataCATAAAACCTTGACAGCATTATTGTGGTTTCATTCTGATATCAAACAAGTCACACCAGGAAACACTGAGTGGGGGGGGCGGACGGTCGCATGACAGCCTGACGAGCTTGCTGGATCAGTTGTCTGAGCTGAGCACGAATGTCTTCATGTGCATGGAGGTAAACCAGAGGGTTGAGAGCACTGTTCAGACACACAAGGACACGACTTATCTGACGAGCAATGTAGACTCCGTTATACCATTTATAGCATATCCCCTGTTTGGTAAGAACTCTTGACCAGAGGTTGAGGTTTCTGAATACATGATAGGGGatgtaacagacagaaaagagaagaatcAAGATGAACATCAACTTTAAACTTCTCTGTTTCAGTACCTTGTCAATAGTATTTGTGCTGCGGAGAACAACAATCACATGTCCGTAGCAGCCCAGTGTGATGAGTAACGGGATACAAAACCCAGTGAGGGTCCATCCAAGATTATATTTCAGGTACTCCTCAACATGGTCGTTATCCGTGGTATCGAAGCATTGTTCAGGCTTGTTTCTAAATGTCTTGGGGAAGAACATGTCTGGAAGACTTTGAACACTCACCAACAGCCAGACTGTGACCGAGATCATCACAGAATGGGTGACAGTTATTCTTCCCATCGCTCTCATTGGATGAACAATGGCCAGGTATCTGTACACACTTATACAAGTCAGGAATCCAATGCTGCCGTATAGATTCACATTGAAGCAGAATCTTGTTATCTTGCAGAATGTTTCTCCAAAGATCCATTTACTCCCCATGAAGTAGTACACCACCAAAAATGGGAGTGTGAGCAGGTACAAAACATCTGTAAGTCCAAGGTTGAAAACAAACACGTTGACGTTACCCAGCTTTGTCCAGTTGTGCTGCAGAGACTTCAGTCCCCATCCATTAGCTATCAGACCAACGATGAACACTaagatgtaaacaggaagcaggaatcTGCCTGTAAAGTCCAAGCTGATACGAGGACAAGTGGTAGTATTCATCATCTTCTGGACAGCAGAACGACAGTTTCTTCCCTGTGTGAATGATTTAGTCCTCTGAACAGATAAAAACTGAATCGGAGCATGAGTACTTTAGAGAGGACTTCCTGTTTTAAGCCCACGCCTCTACATACTACGTTTAAGGTA
This window harbors:
- the LOC119022365 gene encoding P2Y purinoceptor 1-like, yielding MMNTTTCPRISLDFTGRFLLPVYILVFIVGLIANGWGLKSLQHNWTKLGNVNVFVFNLGLTDVLYLLTLPFLVVYYFMGSKWIFGETFCKITRFCFNVNLYGSIGFLTCISVYRYLAIVHPMRAMGRITVTHSVMISVTVWLLVSVQSLPDMFFPKTFRNKPEQCFDTTDNDHVEEYLKYNLGWTLTGFCIPLLITLGCYGHVIVVLRSTNTIDKCSQPSGLPPCT
- the LOC119022363 gene encoding P2Y purinoceptor 1-like yields the protein MNKTACPDVSFDFTSRFLLPVYILVFIIGLVANGCGLKSLQHNWTKLGNVNVFVLSLGLTDVLYLLTLPFLVVYYFMKSKWIFGETFCKITRFCFNVNLYGSIGFLTCISVYRYLAIVHPMRAMGRITVTRSVMILVTVWLLVSVQSLPDMFFPKTFRNNTEKCFDTTDNDHVEDYLKYTLGWTLTGFCIPLLITLGCYGHVIVVLCSTNTIDKVLKQRSLKLMFILILLFSVCYIPYHVFRNLNLLARVLTKQGICYKWYNGVYIARQISRVLVCLNSALNPLVYLHAHENICAQLRQLIQQAHQAVMRPSVPPTQFSLVRNV